One Heptranchias perlo isolate sHepPer1 chromosome 2, sHepPer1.hap1, whole genome shotgun sequence DNA segment encodes these proteins:
- the sostdc1a gene encoding sclerostin domain-containing protein 1a produces the protein MISQPFDCTFFVIACIFFKSCFAFDKGAEQTKNDATEIFYNHKMLQHENPSNLTLNQARNGGRQPNPSDLDRNDRSQVGCRELRSTKYISDGLCTSVNPVKELVCAGECLPVPVLPNWIGGYGRKYWSRRNTQEWRCVTDKTRTQRIQLQCQNGGTRTYKITVVTSCKCKRYTRQHNESSNTNFEDALPANKRRSRGKKGSRKMHQEETKHKTNWHELEDKQ, from the exons ATGATCTCACAACCGTTTGATTGCACTTTCTTTGTGATAGCATGCATCTTTTTCAAAAGCTGCTTTGCTTTTGACAAGGGTGCTGAACAAACTAAAAATGATGCGACAGAAATATTCTACAATCACAAGATGCTACAACATGAAAATCCAAGTAATTTAACACTAAATCAGGCAAGAAATGGAGGACGGCAACCTAATCCTTCAGATTTGGATCGTAATG ATCGATCTCAAGTTGGCTGTCGTGAGCTGAGATCAACCAAATACATTTCTGATGGTCTGTGTACTAGTGTTAATCCAGTGAAGGAGTTAGTGTGCGCTGGCGAGTGCTTACCTGTGCCAGTACTTCCCAACTGGATTGGAGGTTATGGCAGGAAATACTGGAGCAGGAGGAACACACAGGAGTGGCGCTGTGTGACTGACAAGACTCGTACTCAGAGGATTCAACTCCAGTGTCAGAATGGTGGGACACGAACCTACAAAATTACTGTAGTTACATCATGCAAGTGCAAGAGATATACACGACAGCACAATGAATCGAGCAATACCAACTTTGAGGACGCCTTGCCAGCAAACAAGAGGAGATCCAGAGGCAAAAAAGGATCCCGTAAGATGCACCAAGAGGAGACCAAGCATAAAACAAATTGGCATGAATTGGAAGATaaacagtga